TATGAAGGTCGGAAGCCCTTGCTTCTTCAGCTTCCTTTGAGGGTCGGACCTACAAGTGTGTTATGGGTTTTATTTTTAAATGGGATTCATCACGTTATATGAAAAAAAGCTTAAGGTTGCAACAATTATGGTTTTCCTATATTGTAAACTGTTGTAGTTTAATATGGGTTNNNNNNNNNNNNNNNNNNNNNNNNNNNNNNNNNNNNNNNNNNNNNNNNNNNNNNNNNNNNNNNNNNNNNNNNNNNNNNNNNNNNNNNNNNNNNNNNNNNNNNNNNNNNNNNNNNNNNNNNNNNNNNNNNNNNNNNNNNNNNNNNNNNNNNNNNNNNNNNNNNNNNNNNNNNNNNNNNNNNNNNNNNNNNNNNNNNNNNNNNNNNNNNNNNNNNNNNNNNNNNNNNNNNNNNNNNNNNNNNNNNNNNNNNNNNNNNNNNNNNNNNNNNNNNNNNNNNNNNNNNNNNNNNNNNNNNNNNNNNNNNNNNNNNNNNNNNNNNNNNNNNNNNNNNNNNNNNNNNNNNNNNNNNNNNNNNNNNNNNNNNNNNNNNNNNNNNNNNNNNNNNNNNNNNNNNNNNNNNNNNNNNNNNNNNNNNNNNNNNNNNNNNNNNNNNNNNNNNNNNNNNNNNNNNNNNNNNNNNNNNNNNNNNNNNNNNNNNNNNNNNNNNNNNNNNNNNNNNNNNNNNNNNNNNNNNNNNNNNNNNNNNNNNNNNNNNNNNNNNNNNNNNNNNNNNNNNNNNNNNNNNNNNNNNNNNNNNNNNNNNNNNNNNNNNNNNNNNNNNNNNNNNNNNNNNNNNNNNNNNNNNNNNNNNNNNNNNNNNNNNNNNNNNNNNNNNNNNNNNNNNNNNNNNNNNNNNNNNNNNNNNNNNNNNNNNNNNNNNNNNNNNNNNNNNNNNNNNNNNNNNNNNNNNNNNNNNNNNNNNNNNNNNNNNNNNNNNNNNNNNNNNNNNNNNNNNNNNNNNNNNNNNNNNNNNNNNNNNNNNNNNNNNNNNNNNNNNNNNNNNNNNNNNNNNNNNNNNNNNNNNNNNNNNNNNNNNNNNNNNNNNNNNNNNNNNNNNNNNNNNNNNNNNNNNNNNNNNNNNNNNNNNNNNNNNNNNNNNNNNNNNNNNNNNNNNNNNNNNNNNNNNNNNNNNNNNNNNNNNNNNNNNNNNNNNNNNNNNNNNNNNNNNNNNNNNNNNNNNNNNNNNNNNNNNNNNNNNNNNNNNNNNNNNNNNNNNNNNNNNNNNNNNNNNNNNNNNNNNNNNNNNNNNNNNNNNNNNNNNNNNNNNNNNNNNNNNNNNNNNNNNNNNNNNNNNNNNNNNNNNNNNNNNNNNNNNNNNNNNNNNNNNNNNNNNNNNNNNNNNNNNNNNNNNNNNNNNNNNNNNNNNNNNNNNNNNNNNNNNNNNNNNNNNNNNNNNNNNNNNNNNNNNNNNNNNNNNNNAGAGAAGAAAAAACAAAACACGAAATTAACATATTCAGATCTTCTCTCTTGCATGTCTAACATCTGGCGCCGACGAAACTCAACACCCACGGCAGACGAAGCTGATGCAAGTAAACCTCTCATCAATCATGCTTAAAATCAATCTACGCTTTTCAATCTCACAAACTAAGAAACAATTTTACCTACATGAATCGGGAAATTAGTGCCCACATTCCCGACATAGAGAAAAAAAAGAATTGAAGTCCTAACAGTTTTTTCAGTATTAGACTAAACCACAGATTCAAGGCACAGTTATTTTGAAACCCTAACATTTTAAATCCAAATTTATTATCTTTTTCCATGCACTATTTGATTTATATACAAACAACTACCTAAGTAAACACTAACAAGTTCCATCACCTTCAACTTTGAACATATAAGATATAAAAATATCAACATATGACTTCGTCGTTCATTCTTATATCAAACTCATCAACCTATGTAATATCCAAAGTCTCATCAATCACATTATAGACAAAAAAACAATAAAATCCCGTAAACAAAACTATATAATACACCTATAATGTAGTCGACTCCGCGCTTGCGCGGAGACTATGCACCTAGTGTTAATAGTGGTTGGGTATTTTTTGTGGTATAGACTACAGAGAGCCTAATTACTCGAAAGAGAAAGACAACATATTACATATACAACCACTTTCTAATCAAATCTATTGAACTGAATCTATAAAACAGAGGCTTTCACAAAAGAGTTAGTTTGATCACATATCCTCATTTACCCTCTACGGCGTTGGTACTTTCCTTCGCCGTCTCTGATCCATATCGTTGACCGCATTCTGCTAACATGATCTGTGAAGAGACGGTACCTGACACAACACAAAGATGCAGATGGAGAGATGCATGAGAGTCTGAGACAAAGACAAAAGCTTTGCTTGAATGATCTAAGAATCTCTTTGAAGGATAAGAATACCAACCTCTCATACTCTAGCTTTTGAGTAATGTAGATTTAGATATCGAAAGTACTTGTCTTATTAGAACGGCAATGCCAACCTATTTATACAATAAGAGAGTCGGCTATTTAGCCTTATCATCAATGACAACTTCCTTAACAATAGGAGTGTCTAACTATATCTCTAAGACTTATCACAAACTCTCGATCATTATCTCTAATATAGTATATCCACGCCAATACTCCCCCTCAAGTTGGAGAGTGAGGATTCACGATGCCCAACTTGGACACTAAATTTTGAAATGTAGCTCGTCCTAGCTCCTTAGTAAGAATGTCAGCAATCTGAGACTCTGTTCGGATGTGCTGAGTAACAATAGTGCCATCCTTAACCGCATCACGTACTGAATGACAATCAGACTCTATGTGCTTTGTTCGTTCATGGAAAACAGGATTCAACGCAATATGTATGGCTGCCTTACTATCACAGAAAAAACGTGTTGGCTCTGTCTGTTCTGCGCCAAGATCTTCAAGGAGACGCCGGACCCATTTGATCTCACGGAGTGCTGCAGCCATTGATCTATATTCCGCCTCTGCAGATGAATGGGAAACCGTCTTCTGCTTCTTTGTTTTCCAGGAAATAGGAGAGCCACCAAGCATGACAACAAAGGCACTGAGTGATCGTCGAGACAAGGGACAAGCCCCCCAATCTGCATCACAATAAATTGTCAAAGGTATGTCAGGGTAAGCTTTAAGAATAATCCCTTGACCAGGTGTCCCTTTTAAGTAACGAACTACACGAAGAGCTGCCTGCCAGTGTTCTTCCCNNNNNNNNNNNNNNNNNNNNNNNNNNNNNNNNNNNNNNNNNNNNNNNNNNNNNNNNNNNNNNNNNNNNNNNNNNNNNNNNNNNNNNNNNNNNNNNNNNNNNNNNNNNNNNNNNNNNNNNNNNNNNNNNNNNNNNNNNNNNNNNNNNNNNNNNNNNNNNNNNNNNNNNNNNNNNNNNNNNNNNNNNNNNNNNNNNNNNNNNNNNNNNNNNNNNNNNNNNNNNNNNNNNNNNNNNNNNNNNNNNNNNNNNNNNNNNNNNNNNNNNNNNNNNNNNNNNNNNNNNNNNNNNNNNNNNNNNNNNNNNNNNNNNNNNNNNNNNNNNNNNNNNNNNNNNNNNNNNNNNNNNNNNNNNNNNNNNNNNNNNNNNNNNNNNNNNNNNNNNNNNNNNNNNNNNNNNNNNNNNNNNNNNNNNNNNNNNNNNNNNNNNNNNNNNNNNNNNNNNNNNNNNNNNNNNNNNNNNNNNNNNNNNNNNNNNNNNNNNNNNNNNNNNNNNNNNNNNNNNNNNNNNNNNNNNNNNNNNNNNNNNNNNNNNNNNNNNNNNNNNNNNNNNNNNNNNNNNNNNNNNNNNNNNNNNNNNNNNNNNNNNNNNNNNNNNNNNNNNNNNNNNNNNNNNNNNNNNNNNNNNNNNNNNNNNNNNNNNNNNNNNNNNNNNNNNNNNNNNNNNNNNNNNNNNNNNNNNNNNNNNNNNNNNNNNNNNNNNNNNNNNNNNNNNNNNNNNNNNNNNNNNNNNNNNNNNNNNNNNNNNNNNNNNNNNNNNNNNNNNNNNNNNNNNNNNNNNNNNNNNNNNNNNNNNNNNNNNNNNNNNNNNNNNNNNNNNNNNNNNNNNNNNNNNNNNNNNNNNNNNNNNNNNNNNNNNNNNNNNNNNNNNNNNNNNNNNNNNNNNNNNNNNNNNNNNNNNNNNNNNNNNNNNNNNNNNNNNNNNNNNNNNNNNNNNNNNNNNNNNNNNNNNNNNNNNNNNNNNNNNNNNNNNNNNNNNNNNNNNNNNNNNNNNNNNNNNNNNNNNNNNNNNNNNNNNNNNNNNNNNNNNNNNNNNNNNNNNNNNNNNNNNNNNNNNNNNNNNNNNNNNNNNNNNNNNNNNNNNNNNNNNNNNNNNNNNNNNNNNNNNNNNNNNNNNNNNNNNNNNNNNNNNNNNNNNNNNNNNNNNNNNNNNNNNNNNNNNNNNNNNNNNNNNNNNNNNNNNNNNNNNNNNNNNNNNNNNNNNNNNNNNNNNNNNNNNNNNNNNNNNNNNNNNNNNNNNNNNNNNNNNNNNNNNNNNNNNNNNNNNNNNNNNNNNNNNNNNNNNNNNNNNNNNNNNNNNNNNNNNNNNNNNNNNNNNNNNNNNNNNNNNNNNNNNNNNNNNNNNNNNNNNNNNNNNNNNNNNNNNNNNNNNNNNNNNNNNNNNNNNNNNNNNNNNNNNNNNNNNNNNNNNNNNNNNNNNNNNNNNNNNNNNNNNNNNNNNNNNNNNNNNNNNNNNNNNNNNNNNNNNNNNNNNNNNNNNNNNNNNNNNNNNNNNNNNNNNNNNNNNNNNNNNNNNNNNNNNNNNNNNNNNNNNNNNNNNNNNNNNNNNNNNNNNNNNNNNNNNNNNNNNNNNNNNNNNNNNNNNNNNNNNNNNNNNNNNNNNNNNNNNNNNNNNNNNNNNNNNNNNNNNNNNNNNNNNNNNNNNNNNNNNNNNNNNNNNNNNNNNNNNNNNNNNNNNNNNNNNNNNNNNNNNNNNNNNNNNNNNNNNNNNNNNNNNNNNNNNNNNNNNNNNNNNNNNNNNNNNNNNNNNNNNNNNNNNNNNNNNNNNNNNNNNNNNNNNNNNNNNNNNNNNNNNNNNNNNNNNNNNNNNNNNNNNNNNNNNNNNNNNNNNNNNNNNNNNNNNNNNNNNNNNNNNNNNNNNNNNNNNNNNNNNNNNNNNNNNNNNNNNNNNNNNNNNNNNNNNNNNNNNNNNNNNNNNNNNNNNNNNNNNNNNNNNNNNNNNNNNNNNNNNNNNNNNNNNNNNNNNNNNNTGTCCTCGTCCAGCATTGCGCTCAGTGTACCATTCCGGGTAGCCCACTAACTGCCACCAATCCCGTTTCTCGTGTCCTGTTCTGCCGCAATGAGAACACAACATCCGAGATCTCAGAATGGTATTTTCTGGTTTGCTTGACGCATCGTTTGAAGTTGTTGAGGTGTTTTGTCGAGCCACAAAACCAACTGCTTCTTGCTGCTGATCACGAACTCGTGTTGCTGCAAGTCTCTGCTCTTCTCGGATAATCTTGTTGTAAATCTCACCAAGAGATGGAAGAGGATCAAGACCAATTATGTTTGTGCACATGCTACCAAAACGTGAGTCATCTAGCCCCATCACGAACTGATGAATCCTTTCCTGATCTCTTTCTTTGGCCATCGCTGTAGCCGCTCCACAGGAGCACACGTGAACTGGTTGATAGACCTGTAATTCCTCCCAAAGTGCAGATAATTTACCAAAGTAGTCCAGCACAGACTGTCCTTCTTGCCGACACGAGGCGAGTTTTGCCTTTAACTGATGAACACGTACAGTGTTCCCAACAGAGAAACGTTGCTTGAGATCTTCCCAAAGCTGATGTGCGTCGGTGATGTAAGTAACAGTCGATCGCACCTTTGACTCTATGGAGGTACGGATCCACCCCACAATCATAGAGTTAACTGTCAACCAGTTCTCCAAATCGACGCTTCCTGCGTCTGGTTTCGTCAAGGTTCCGGTGATGAAACCTAATTTTCTTTTGGCCTGGAGAGCGTTCAACATCTCTGAAGACCATTCATTGTAATTTTCTCCATTCAACAGAACGGAAGTAATCGCGGCGCCAGGATTATCGGAGCCGTATAACGTATAAGGTGAGACACGCTCATCCTTCTTCACAACTTGCGAATCTGCCATAACGTGTTTCTCACGGAATACACGAGAAATTTATTTTGAGTCAGAGTTTTAAGGATCTCTGCTCTGATACCATGTAGATTTAGATATCGAAAGTACTTGTCTTATTAGAACGACAATACCAACCTATTTATACAATAAGAGAGTCGGCTATTTAGCCTTATCATCAACGACAACTTCCTTAACAATAGGAGTGTCTAACTATATCTCTAAGACTTATCACAAACTCTCGATCATTATCTCTAATATAGTATATCCACGCCAATAAGTAACGATACCATTCAGCAGTAACTTAGAGCTATAGACCTCCTCAGCCCCTGAAGAGAATAAAGAAACAAAAAAATCTGAATTTCCCGTGTACTACATTATATAACCAGGAGTTGCATAGTTCAATGTGTAATTCACCTCTTTCTAGAAAAGGTATGCTGATATCTTGATCCTCTTCACATGATAAGACTAGAAGATTCTCTGGGACCTTGTCTTCGCTTAGGAAAGATTTTCCCAGTCTTTCCACAGGCTGCAGTTTGTTTTCAGTACAATTTTGGCTTTCATCCTTAATGAAAGTGTGAAAAAGGCTAAGAAGCGGTACCTGCCCATGAACTGCCTTAACCAAAGTCGTGATTGTGTTTAAACCAGGCTTCGTAGTTGGGGTGATAAAGACTCTTCTCCCCTGAAGTAGTGTCAAGATAAAGAGTCAAAAAGGGAAAACAAACCAGCTAGAGAAGACTAGGAGTTGAAGCCAAAAGATCTGTGTAGTACCTTTAGTAGTGGGTTCTGCCGTGCACGAGTCAAAGAAACCCCCATGTTGAAACCAAACTCCTTCTCCTTCTTCGAGTCTCTGAGTATGTACAGATCCTCGTCAATTATATCTTCTCTTTCTTGCACTCTTAGTCTCGGGAATAGGTTCCACTAATGGTAAGGTCAAGCTACGAAGTTTCTTTGTAGTGTTTGATGTACTACGAGGACCCTTGCAAGTAAGTCTATGATACCCAACCATTAGACTTGACTGGAGTATCAAAAGCAGGTGCCTCATTATCCTGATCTTGCGAAATACTACGAGCTGATCTTCTCCTCCGCTTGGGGCAACTCAATACCTCTGCTTCATCACCCCCACTCGATTGCTTAAGCAGATTAGACCTACAACGTTGGTTTGATAATTCTCCTCCTCTCTTCTCTGTACTTGACACAACAACTTCATCCACATTCTTCTCACAGGCCTTGGCAGGAACTAATTTAGGCTTCTTGGTTTTTGGTTTCATCGATTCAACATCATTATCCACAGCATGAATCCCCTTAAGTCTCTTGGATTATTTACCTATAAGATTATTCGACTCATTATCAATTTCCCTGGCGTTTCCAGAGTGCAGATCATTGATCGCTTCAGCAGCCATTTGCGTATCAAAGCCTGCTGCTTCTTCTTCTTCTTCTTCAGGCCTATCAAACTCATCAAGAAGACTCTTTTTGGTTTCTCGTGAAGCAGTATGGATCTTCCTTCTCTCGGAAGACCTTTGGATACTCTTCCCGCAAGGCTTAGCAGGACTCGGACTAGCCTTCTTCATCCGTCTTTCCAACAGTTCATCTTTACCCATAGCATGAATCCTCTTATAAGTCCCCTTTGATTGTCTAGTAATTACTCCACTTGTTTATCATACCCTAACGCTACCATATCAGACATTTTCTTATTATGTTCCGCATCTAACTCTTTGCCAAGATTCTTTGTAGCGGCTTGGATCACCTTTCGTCCCCTAGTCACACTGCGATGCAACAGTCTGGAATCAGAATGAACCTTTCTAGTAAAAGATCTCCTTGCTTTGCTTGCAACACCAAAGATATCTTCTCTTCTTCGACGACAAATGTCACCACCTCCTTCATCCTCACGATTATTTATCATCCCAGTCGAAAATACTGTTTCCAACAGCTCTCGCGTTGTAACTTACTTTCTTCGCTAGTAACACTCGGAATGGTTTTTGATTTTTTTCTTCTCTTCTCCTTCCACAATCAGCCTCGACTTCAACATCAACAAATTCAAGAGGCATTCGCTTGTGATGCCCCGCCAGGCTCTTGAGAGTCTATATAACTCAAACCAGTAGAACAAGTACAGTTTTCTTCAGGCGAGTCATCCTCAGGGAAAAGCTTCCTCGCTGTTCTGTTTCCTTCATTTTTCTTTTCGACACACATATTGGGAGGACATTCCTCATTCCCTAGTACTACTCCGACAGGGATTATGTGTAGCTCCTTGACCAGAAGAATTACAATTAGCTAGAGTAGAACAGTCACTGTTGAGAAGCTTTTGGGCTGCAACAGCACCAGAAGCACGAAAACTGCTGCGAACATGAATGCAAATGATGCGAACATATAGACAAAAGTTTCTACTTTGGGAAGCATGAAAAAAAAACTCTACAATTTTGGCTAGAAACTCACCACAGATTCCATGTTCATTCCACGGTTGAATTAATTGTTTTCATTAGCATGCTCACTAGTCTTATCTTCACTCAATAACAGGTTCCCTCCTCTACTGCATTTAGTAGTTGAGAAGCAATGTGTTATATAAATTTTAGTAGTATCAAAAGGGCGTTTGGTCTAAATAAAAGTTTCGGGCTTAGGCCCATATACATATACAGATACGGTGAGAGGATATGCAGCCCATAGGTATTCTTCTTATTCTTCTTTCGACGCCGCTCAACGTTCGATCTCTCTATGGAAACAGCAAACACAGGCATTTTCTGGTATGTGGATGATTGTCCAATACCAGAAGGTCTCAGTGCTTTGAAGGTGTCTCAGAACATGAGATTGGCTCTGTCAAAGTTGAATTATAGTGGTAAGGTGTTTATCCATGCTTATGGTGATTCTCAAAAAATCTTGGAAGACCTAAACCCATCAGGTGATTCTCTTTTTCTCTTTCTTTTATTATACAGAGCCTGTTTTCTTCATTCTTTTTATCACTGATTTAGATTCACTTTATTCAGGAGATGAAACTCTAGATTTTGGCAAAGCATCCATTAGTGATGTGAAGCCAGCAGTGTTTGTCAAACATACACCCGGTAATTTTGATTATCGTGGTACTACAGCTATTTATACTCAAGATGATGAATCAACACCTCTATTTATGCTCCATCACTCATCAGGTGAATATTTCAACTCTCGGTTTTGATTGTTTAGGGCTGTTACTGTTAAGACTTTTAAACTAATGGCTTTAGAAAATATTTGGATGTTGCTTTTGTGGCTGTAACTTTTAAATTTTGTGAATATTTCAACTCTCCTTAGTACGTACATAACCTCGTCAACATATATGTTGACTTGATCGATGCTTTCAAGCCATTGCGTTGTTACTACTGGCTTTAGTAAATTTAAGGCTTTGATTGTTAAGGGCTCTTACTTACTGTTAAGACTCTTAAAATAATGGCTTTAGAAAATAATTGGCTGTTGTTTTTGTGGCTGTGAGTAAAAAACCATGAATTCAAGCTTTTAGAAACAGCAAAGGAACTTGAGAAGTTGGACTTTGAGTTATTTTAGGAGCTTTGAGTAATTTTAGGAAAGCAAAAATCTGATTGGTAAATTTATTGGCTTTAGAAACTTTATATTATTATTGTAAAGCTTTCAAAGTCTCGAAAGTCTAATCCCCAATCAAAGTCTAATTGTAATCTTGATCTCTTCTTCTTTTCTTTTTTTTCTTTATCTCGCAGGAGATAAAGATGCGATGCTTGGGAGGATTTTAGTAGACTTTATGATATGGGCAATTGATAATCCTGCACCAGCAAATATTATACTAGTCTTGGGAAGCAACATGTCAAGACGTCAGCAAGAATTCAAAAATGCTCTTCTCCAAGTTAATATGCTACGTTACAACATCCATTTTGCGTATCCTCAAAACGCAACATGCCCCTCTCTTCCTTCTGTTCATATCAAATGGCTTTGGGAAAGTCTATCAAGTGGAGGTAACCCTGAGGAGGAGGAGGAGGAGGAAGAGGAGGAAGAGGAGGAGGAAGAGGAGAAGAATGAGGATTAGTTTATTTAGTCTTGTTTGAGTGTAATATCTCAGTTTACTCAGCCTTGTCTTTTTATATGTGATGAAATGAAACTGCCAACTTGCTTGAAAAACATGTCTTCGTCCATTATAATATAAAATCTTAATATACATTATTGATCGGGTCTTTGAAAATTTTATATTAACGTTTTCTTTTGGTAAAGTCTCTAGATGGTCAGCAAAAATTGCCAGGAAGAACGGATAATGAGATCAAGAACGTATGGCACACTCACTTTAAGAAAAGACTCGAAGAGTATCTGTCATGCTCAACAATAGCTAAACCCCCTTTGTTACCAATTTTGCTTCTGTAGATGTTATTGAAAACTATAGGTGAAGAACAACCATTATAACAGTGAACTACTTGGAACATGTCTCGGTAGTGCTCTAAGTGAACATGCTTCTTTTGAATCAAATTTCTTACACAGCATTCTCTGTGTTGTTGTTATTGTTGTTGTTGTTGTCAAATAGGAGTGTTTTATTGTATATGAAGACTAGAGAGAGCTCACATGCCAAAACACTTGTGGGAGAGAATTAAGCTACCTAGAAACTATGAGAAGGCACCTGAACTCATTGATAAACACTTGTAGAGACCTGAGATTAATCCCTCCCTCTTCTAGCTTCTCTTTCAGTTATTCTGATCTATCACGATCAACTTCCCTTTCAGGTGTACTGGCCCATGTTGTTGAAGTACATGGTTAAACAAAGACTAACCAAAATGACTCAGATGCTTATTCGTATGAGAATACTTTCTCTCAAAACAAGGTCGATTTATTTTGTTGTTCTTGGTTTGTTTGATATGCTATTTGATTTACAACATGTCTTAGTTTTTCTTCGTGTTCTGATTTGTTTACTTGGTGCTTTTGTTTTTGGAATCACAGGGAGAAGGTAATGTCGTCTATGCCTATGAGGGATATGAAGAGAGAGTTGAGAAGAGACGAAAAGACTAAAATAGCAGCGGTGTTGGATAAGGTCACACTTTGTTATCCTCGGGTTTTGTCTATATGCCTCTTTTAAGCTCTTAGATTCTCATGATAATGCTGTTTCTTTTGTTAACAGGCCATTGAAACCTTGAAAAGTGTTTACTACCCTGATATACTTAATTACCTTGAAAAGAATGTTGAAGTTGAAGAGGAAGAGGAGGAGGAGGAGGAGGTGCTATTGTTTTTTTTTTCTAAGCAGTCCATCAAACATTTTGAGGTATTTGGTTTGGTAGTTGTGCTTGTCAAAATTAATATACTAAAAATTATATACTATAATGTTCTTGAATTGCTTTTTTCGCATCAAGAACCATGATTGGCATATTCAAGCAAGTTGAAACTCAGAACCGTGTCAGAGAGAGTGTCTTCTTTGTCTGCCTCACCTGTTTAGTTGCTTATTATCGAGTATGACACTGTTTCTACAATATCAAATCTGAAAAGATGAACAATCTTTGCTTTGTTTCAGACTTTGTACCGTGGTTATTTGTATATTCAAAACACACATTAATAAATACTTGTTAACCCAAACCATTTTGACACCCCAACCAGTACTCGATTTCACAATTGTCCAAACAGCTACTTGGACAAAGGACCAAGATATCAGCTAATGTACATGGAAGACTCTAATATTTACAAGTTTAATCTCACTCCTCATCATTCTTTAACATTCATAATTAACAGAAGCATGTTAGAATCTACTCTCACTCTCTCTCACACGGGTAACATTTTAGCAATCAACAAAACTCTCGCCAAGGAGACTGTTCTTCACTACATTTCCTAAAGTGAGATTGCTCATTTTTAATTAAAGCCCTTCTTCTACTATCTCCAAGCTAATAAAACCCACATAAGTTTAGAAGGTATATAACAAACTATGTCTTTCTCAACATATCACATAAAACAAATAGTACAAGAGTTTGCGTTAAAGCCTGAGATATCAATCAAGCCTTTCGGGAATAAATCATAAAGGTTTTGAGACTACTAACTAACTAACTAACTAACTAACTAACTAACTAACTCATTGAAAGCAAACTGCTAGAAAATCAATGCTTATTATCTTCATCCATTAGTAGAATCTCGACTCTGATCAACACTTTCGCTATTGCTTCCCAATTAGTGTCAA
This sequence is a window from Brassica oleracea var. oleracea cultivar TO1000 chromosome C1, BOL, whole genome shotgun sequence. Protein-coding genes within it:
- the LOC106337812 gene encoding uncharacterized protein LOC106337812; this encodes MGKDELLERRMKKASPSPAKPCGKSIQRSSERRKIHTASRETKKSLLDEFDRPEEEEEEAAGFDTQMAAEAINDLHSGNAREIDNESNNLIEKRGGELSNQRCRSNLLKQSSGGDEAEVLSCPKRRRRSARSISQDQDNEAPAFDTPVKSNGWWNLFPRLRVQEREDIIDEDLYILRDSKKEKEFGFNMGVSLTRARQNPLLKGRRVFITPTTKPGLNTITTLVKAVHGQPVERLGKSFLSEDKVPENLLVLSCEEDQDISIPFLERGAEEVYSSKLLLNGIVTQKLEYERYRLFTDHVSRMRSTIWIRDGEGKYQRRRG
- the LOC106342537 gene encoding uncharacterized protein LOC106342537; this translates as METANTGIFWYVDDCPIPEGLSALKVSQNMRLALSKLNYSGKVFIHAYGDSQKILEDLNPSGDETLDFGKASISDVKPAVFVKHTPGNFDYRGTTAIYTQDDESTPLFMLHHSSGDKDAMLGRILVDFMIWAIDNPAPANIILVLGSNMSRRQQEFKNALLQVNMLRYNIHFAYPQNATCPSLPSVHIKWLWESLSSGGNPEEEEEEEEEEEEEEEEKNED